The Haematobia irritans isolate KBUSLIRL chromosome 1, ASM5000362v1, whole genome shotgun sequence DNA segment ataatttaggtatcaaaaatttagtttatgcTAATCGCAAGTTCTCTAATTCCAGAGTTTTAATTTCAAGATCTATTTTCTTGGTAGCCATCTTCGATTTAAATTCGGCTTCTTTGAAGTGTAATGACTTTTGCTTCAATAGTAACATTCTATCCAATATGTTATTGTTCTCCTCCATTACTTGTACGTGTCTTTCCTTCAATTGTATTAATTTGTCCATTTTTGAGCATATCTCAATTTGCCAATCCTTTATTTGGTCCATGTTTTCTTTTAGAAGTGTTAATTTGTTTTCTGCTTTAGGCACACGTCTTTTTGGCGTTTCGAAAGTGGCTTCATGGTCAGAAACAACGAAAGATGATTCTGCGTTATCTATACCTTGAAGACCACTGCTGCCAAAACTCTCTACTGACACCAAACCTTCTACCGCTGCTGTTAGTCCAGCCGCTTCTGAAATTTGCTCATCTGCCGCAGATAACTTTTTCTCCTCATATGGACCACCTCCTGTTCTTTTTAGAGAAGCCTTGTTAAAGGAAAGCTTCTTCTTCACACTATGCTTTTGGTCAGTATAAACCTAAAGTACAGGTACACATTTTAGCCATTATCATTTCTAATAATCCTCGGTCGAGTTTTGTGCCAAATTCAAATCCATTTTGATTTTCGGATGCTTAGATATATTTCCTTGTGTTTTATTAATATGGCACAAAACTTGATCAAGGTGAATTAGGTCGATTGCAGGATTACGGTGGAGTACAACGGGAATCCAAGATCTATCGTCGGTGGCCGTTAGTATACTTTTCTTATATTTACCTTCTTCCAAGCTacactattcttacaaggtggtccagaagcgttaaGTTTTGTGGTTAGTTGGTCCCACAACTTCTTGGAAGTTGCTCttgcctgtgcacaatttctaaTGTGGTTTTTTGCCAAGCTAGGATGCTCGCTCATGAACTCGGCAAGAATCAATTTTTGTTTGCCGTTTATTCGAGTTAtattagtcctaaatattcaaaatatattcATTATATGTACATTTAtgataaattaacaaaaatttggtataaaacTTACATTTTTACTCCTCCGGTATACGAAAACGAtgtaaacgaaaaataaaaaaatgctttacgattgcaatttaccaatcgaaaaaattatCGATCActaaaactcgatatcgactcccgtgatcagaaaattttagatttcgatcaaaagttctcgatatcgaatgccgtgattagcccccaggtCACTGAATGTAATGGCCAGTCATACGCACACTTGACTTGAGTCTATTAACCCCAAGTGGAGGTGTTGATGGTGGTGTTGGTTGTCCGGGTTAAACCACATTTAAGTCTATAGAGTAAAGTCCCGAACaaaaaaaacgatttaaaaGCAGCACAAACAAAACAACACTTGACAAAGCAAAACATACAAAAAAGAAGTTATGACAAATTACCTTTGGATTTGCAAGAAACGAAACcttaaagtaaacattttttttcaaaaatgtttacatCTGAGATACCGATGATTCATTTGGTACATACTCGTATTGGACTTTTCTTGAGggtaatcaaaaatttattgtgttGGGGCactaggttaattttaatgaatgGGATGTGTTGTGGTACTTCATTGACACGTTTAGTAATTGTCCAAAAGGATAATAAATGCTAATATGTGGCaattaactaaaaatgtttatatttcctacacgcagagaaggaatatgatcaccgtaAACATGTCTcaagatcaaaatgttattgttagacgatgaacatggaacatttttgccacgaaaagtatttttccaattaatttttaattgaaatttcttcaatcactgaaatggaattattaattaaaaaaacaagtatatgttgtacggcagtaaattcggccggcccaaatcttatgtatcctccaccgtaGAAAATTACACTaaactacactaatagaaaaagtttcgttatattaacgaaaattgtcattaaaagtgagccaacgaAAGAAGTTCCTTAATACAATGAAGTTTTTCGTTATTATGACGacttttctgttaatcaacgtaacgtttcgtactattaacgaatatcttta contains these protein-coding regions:
- the LOC142220058 gene encoding uncharacterized protein LOC142220058; amino-acid sequence: MTNITRINGKQKLILAEFMSEHPSLAKNHIRNCAQARATSKKLWDQLTTKLNASGPPCKNSVAWKKVYTDQKHSVKKKLSFNKASLKRTGGGPYEEKKLSAADEQISEAAGLTAAVEGLVSVESFGSSGLQGIDNAESSFVVSDHEATFETPKRRVPKAENKLTLLKENMDQIKDWQIEICSKMDKLIQLKERHVQVMEENNNILDRMLLLKQKSLHFKEAEFKSKMATKKIDLEIKTLELENLRLA